Proteins encoded in a region of the Ornithodoros turicata isolate Travis chromosome 3, ASM3712646v1, whole genome shotgun sequence genome:
- the LOC135389105 gene encoding large ribosomal subunit protein eL36: MPVKYKLAVGLDKGHRVTKNPRPKRKGVVSKHTKFVRDIVREVCGFAPFERRAMELLKVSRDKRALKFIKKRLGTHLRGKRKRDELSNVLVAQRKAAAHKEKAEHK; this comes from the exons ATGCCGGTTAAATACAAGTTGGCCGTTGGCCTCGATAAAGGACACAGAGTCACAAAAAATCCCAGACCGAAAAGAAAAGGG GTTGTGTCCAAGCACACAAAGTTTGTGCGAGACATTGTCCGTGAGGTATGCGGTTTCGCACCATTCGAGAGGAGGGCCATGGAGCTGCTCAAGGTGTCCAGGGATAAGCGGGCGCTCAAGTTCATCAAGAAGCGA TTGGGTACCCACCTCCGCGGCAAGAGGAAGCGTGATGAACTGAGCAATGTTCTTGTGGCCCAGAGGAAGGCGGCCGCACACAAGGAGAAGGCAGAGCACAAGTGA